Sequence from the Deinococcus ruber genome:
GCGCTGTGGGAGTGGGTGGCGTCGGGCGAGGTGGACGCGCTGACCTCCGACCATTCGCCGTGCCCCGCCCCCGATAAGGGGGGAACTGACGTGTGGAGCGCCTGGGGCGGCATCACCGGCGTACAGAGCCTGTTGCCTGCTGTGCTGAGCGAAGGGCTGCGGCGCGGGCTGCCTCTGCCGCTGCTGTGCCGTCTGCTCAGCGAAACTCCGGCGCGGCTGGCGGGTCTGGAGGGGCGCAAAGGCACGCTGCAACTGGGGGCCGACGCCGATTTTGTGCTGCTGCGCCAGAATGCCCCCTGGACGCTGGAGCAGCGGCATCTGCACTCGCGCTGGCCGCATTCGGCGTGGGTCGGGCACGAGTTCGGCGTGCAACTTCAGGCGGTGTATCTGCGCGGGCAACAGGTCGCCGTGCAGCAGGAACCGGGCCAGATGCAAGTGTCTGCCCAACCGTCCGGGCGCTGGCTGCGGCGATCCGGCGTGCTGCTGCCTGCTGTTCCCGAACGCCGACCTTAACACAGTGCGGGTATTCCGCACGCCCTGCTCCTCAGAAGCGGCTCGCCGGATTACAGTGGACGTACCACCATGTTAAGTACCGTATCGAGAGCCTTCGAGGTTCTATCTCTGTTTACTCCGGACGAGTCTCAGTGGGGCGCGACGGGCGTGGCGCGTCGGCTGGATCTGTCCAAGTCGAGCGCCCACGATCTGCTCAGATCGCTGTGGGAACTGGGCATGCTGGAGCGTCAGCCCGGCGGCCAGTATCACCTGGGACTGGGGCTGCTGGCGCTGTCGCAGCAGGTCGCGTCGGTGCAGCCCTGGCTGGGTGCGGCGCGGCGTGAGATGGCAGCGTTGGCCCACCAGACCGGAGAAATCATTCACCTCAGCGTGCTTCATCACGGGTCGTTGCTGCACCTGGAAGACGCGCACCCACCGGGCGGCGGCGAGCATCTGGGTGTGCCGCCGCCCGGACTGGCCTCGGCGCAGGTGCCGCCCCAGTGCAGCGCGATGGGCAAGGCGCTGCTCTCGGCGCTGCCCTGGCCGCAGGTGCTGGAGCTGATTCAGCGTCAGGGGCTGGGCAGTCTGACGGTCAATTCCATCAACACCGCCGACGAGTTGCAGACCGAATTGCAGCGCGTCCGCGAGCGCGGCTACGCCTACGATGTCGAGGAAGCCTTTCCCGGCGTGTGCTGTATCGCCGTGCCGGTGCGCGGGGCAGGCGGGCAGGTCAAAGCCGCCATGAGCATGTCGGTACCCAGTCCGCGCTTCGCCCAGCTCAAGCAGGAACGCCGCGCACAACTTCTGGAGGCCGGGTATCACCTGGAACGCGTGCTGAACGCAGAAGAAGCCCTCCTGATGGCCCAGTAGTTCGGGAATCCCAGCAGACGTTCAGGGAACATGGCAGAGAGGAGAAGCAGTCATCCGCGCAAACGGTGCCTGTCGGCCTTTGCCTGTGTGTGACCCAAAGGAGTGTCATGACCCTTTCCACCGCCGATCCACGTCTGGACGGTACCTTCTGTATCCTGGAAGCCGACGGCACGCCGCGTCAGCCGACGCTGCTTCCGGAAGACGCGGCGGCGCTGCGGATGTACCGTGCCATGCGCCGTACCCGCGTCTTCGACGAACGCGCTCTGGTGCTGCAACGGCAGGGCCGCCTCGGGGTCTATCCGCTGTTCGGCGGCATGGAGGCCACCCAGGTCGGAGCGGTGCTGGCCCTCAATCCCCCGCACGACTGGCTGGCCCCCACCTACCGGGGCAGCGGCACGGCGCTGGCGTACGGGCTGCCGATGCACAAGCTGATTCTGACGTGGCGCGGCCACCCGGACGGCTTCCGCATGAACCCGGATCAGCACCTGCTGCCGTTCTATACGCCGATTGCCAATCAGTTGCCGCACGCGGCGGGCATTGCGCTGGCCGAACAACGCCTCGCTGCGCGG
This genomic interval carries:
- a CDS encoding IclR family transcriptional regulator — encoded protein: MLSTVSRAFEVLSLFTPDESQWGATGVARRLDLSKSSAHDLLRSLWELGMLERQPGGQYHLGLGLLALSQQVASVQPWLGAARREMAALAHQTGEIIHLSVLHHGSLLHLEDAHPPGGGEHLGVPPPGLASAQVPPQCSAMGKALLSALPWPQVLELIQRQGLGSLTVNSINTADELQTELQRVRERGYAYDVEEAFPGVCCIAVPVRGAGGQVKAAMSMSVPSPRFAQLKQERRAQLLEAGYHLERVLNAEEALLMAQ